One Megamonas hypermegale genomic window carries:
- a CDS encoding restriction endonuclease subunit S, with amino-acid sequence MNVPKLRFKEFTDEWQKVPLNSFTNILGGYAFKSENLLNYKAKYQVIKMGNINNNTLNLEKNPSYLNTISQKEKPYLLKKDDIILTLTGTFGKKDFGYSYQIKDETNLLLNQRLAVFKIINSNFSSNFLKYILLNNTFLNIFFRFSVGGTGNQSNVSIQDIKSFKIPFPKIEEQKKIANFLSTVDKKISNLENIITTLENQKKGLLQQIFSQKVRFKDENGNNYPDWKKKNLDEISLITMGQSPDSKFINNEKIGIPFLQGNAEFTNKYPIEKYWCTKPQKIANPTDILLSVRAPVGAINTANKKFCIGRGLSAISFKCNKLFGKYSLEYNLFQLIKKSQGSTFTSVNKKDISEILLFVPCLEEQTKIADFLSAFDRKIDNQKAQLEHWKQIKKGLLQQMFV; translated from the coding sequence ATGAATGTACCAAAATTAAGATTTAAAGAATTCACTGATGAATGGCAGAAAGTTCCTTTAAATTCATTTACTAATATATTGGGTGGATACGCCTTTAAAAGTGAAAATTTACTAAATTATAAAGCTAAATATCAAGTTATAAAAATGGGGAATATTAATAATAACACTTTAAATTTAGAAAAAAATCCTAGTTATTTAAATACTATTTCCCAAAAAGAAAAGCCATATTTACTTAAAAAAGATGATATTATTCTAACGCTAACAGGAACATTTGGAAAAAAAGATTTTGGATATTCTTATCAAATAAAAGATGAAACCAACCTACTTTTAAATCAAAGATTAGCTGTTTTTAAAATAATTAATTCAAATTTTTCCTCTAATTTTTTGAAATACATCTTACTAAATAATACATTTCTAAACATATTTTTTAGATTTTCTGTTGGTGGTACTGGTAATCAATCTAATGTTAGTATTCAAGATATAAAATCTTTTAAAATTCCCTTTCCCAAAATAGAGGAACAAAAGAAAATTGCTAACTTCCTTTCTACAGTAGATAAAAAAATATCAAATTTAGAAAACATTATCACTACTTTAGAAAACCAGAAAAAAGGCTTGTTACAACAAATTTTTAGCCAAAAGGTACGCTTTAAAGATGAAAACGGCAATAATTATCCAGACTGGAAAAAGAAAAATTTAGATGAAATTAGTCTTATTACTATGGGACAATCTCCTGATAGTAAATTTATCAACAATGAAAAAATTGGTATTCCTTTTTTACAAGGTAATGCTGAATTTACTAATAAATATCCTATTGAAAAATATTGGTGTACTAAACCACAAAAAATTGCAAATCCTACAGATATTTTATTAAGTGTAAGAGCTCCTGTTGGTGCTATAAATACAGCCAATAAAAAATTCTGTATTGGTCGTGGTTTATCTGCTATTTCTTTTAAATGTAATAAATTATTTGGTAAATATAGCTTAGAATACAACTTATTTCAATTAATAAAAAAAAGCCAAGGAAGTACATTTACTTCTGTTAATAAAAAAGATATTTCTGAAATACTTTTATTTGTTCCTTGTTTAGAAGAACAAACAAAAATCGCTGACTTTCTTTCAGCCTTTGACCGCAAAATCGACAACCAAAAAGCACAGCTAGAACACTGGAAGCAAATAAAAAAAGGACTATTACAGCAAATGTTCGTATAA
- a CDS encoding AAA family ATPase, translating into MFTYVNMKNFKSFSDTCFNLQKRKDTPKKIAVIYGANGSGKTTLVHVFALLKKTLVTMRSRDMLKDIFENKIPIPKGIPLKSEVILEVIKDRLSNNEMESIIEEYKLKNSKENMVLEYGFVLDGSTGKYYIEMDDTSIVRERLEYKINKKRGCLFDIEKNSIMINNNVFLTEEFSLNIKKQIEMYWGKHTLLSILFFEMEDKTKEYIEKNVWENIIKIINYFKQINYKIKNDHSGERMSLCVDTPMLCDFESGIIKKKDVALLNKLEKVLDEIIRTLYTNVEKAYYKRVEHDNGIEYELMLTKRIKDNVFDISFAAESTGTHELFDLLPYLVKAIDSKFVIIDEFGNGIHDLLTVKLIESVNKLIKGQLIITTHNTLLMDQIVIKPEALYFIMVDGFNKSIKCVTDIEERLHPKYNYRNRYLTNDLYKNALPKLNKLNLDELVELYKEK; encoded by the coding sequence ATGTTTACATATGTAAATATGAAAAATTTTAAATCTTTTAGTGATACTTGTTTTAATTTACAAAAAAGAAAAGACACACCTAAAAAGATAGCTGTAATTTATGGAGCTAATGGTAGCGGAAAAACAACACTAGTTCATGTTTTTGCTTTATTGAAAAAAACACTAGTAACTATGCGGTCTAGGGATATGTTAAAAGATATTTTTGAAAATAAAATACCAATACCGAAAGGGATACCATTAAAGTCAGAAGTAATATTAGAAGTGATAAAAGATAGATTATCTAATAATGAAATGGAAAGCATTATAGAAGAATATAAGCTAAAAAATTCAAAAGAAAATATGGTTTTAGAATATGGTTTTGTCTTAGACGGCTCTACAGGGAAGTATTATATAGAGATGGATGATACTTCGATAGTAAGAGAAAGATTAGAATATAAAATAAATAAAAAAAGAGGATGCTTATTTGATATAGAAAAAAACTCCATTATGATAAATAACAATGTGTTTCTTACAGAAGAGTTCTCTTTAAATATAAAAAAACAAATAGAAATGTATTGGGGAAAACATACATTGTTATCCATTTTATTTTTTGAAATGGAAGATAAGACGAAAGAATATATTGAAAAAAATGTTTGGGAAAATATCATAAAAATAATAAATTATTTTAAACAAATAAATTACAAGATAAAAAATGATCATAGCGGAGAAAGAATGTCTTTATGTGTAGATACACCAATGTTGTGTGATTTTGAAAGTGGTATTATCAAGAAAAAAGATGTTGCTTTGTTAAATAAATTAGAAAAGGTATTAGATGAAATAATAAGAACTTTGTATACTAATGTTGAAAAAGCATATTATAAAAGAGTAGAGCATGATAATGGTATTGAATATGAATTAATGTTAACAAAGAGAATAAAAGATAATGTATTTGATATAAGTTTTGCTGCTGAATCAACAGGAACACATGAATTATTTGATTTATTACCGTATCTAGTGAAGGCTATAGATAGTAAATTTGTTATAATTGATGAATTTGGAAATGGTATACATGATTTGTTAACAGTAAAATTGATAGAATCTGTTAATAAGTTAATAAAAGGACAACTTATAATTACTACACACAATACGTTATTAATGGATCAAATAGTAATAAAACCAGAAGCATTATATTTTATAATGGTTGATGGTTTTAATAAAAGTATAAAATGTGTAACAGATATTGAAGAAAGATTACATCCTAAGTACAATTATAGAAATAGATATTTAACAAATGATTTATATAAAAATGCGTTACCTAAATTAAATAAATTGAATTTAGATGAATTAGTAGAGTTATACAAGGAAAAATAA
- a CDS encoding DUF6718 family protein: protein MCYLIAKDFNSIGSIALQTNHGKKLVDLKKKILSVIGYDNIQLVTISRPSAYGEYEPYSFANSEKDFENKVYAMYNKNK from the coding sequence ATGTGTTATCTAATAGCTAAAGATTTTAATAGTATTGGTTCTATTGCCCTGCAAACTAATCATGGTAAAAAATTAGTAGATTTAAAAAAGAAAATCCTTTCTGTAATAGGCTATGACAATATTCAATTAGTAACAATTAGTAGACCTTCTGCCTATGGGGAATATGAACCTTATTCATTTGCTAACTCTGAAAAAGATTTTGAAAACAAAGTTTATGCTATGTATAATAAAAATAAATAA
- a CDS encoding DUF2971 domain-containing protein — MDEQNIFYHYTSINSLYSIITSRELWLTNLKSSNDKSERYYTVNRMLKDMDEIIDNSTDDNFKQYLSLLKKSFNIHMPEQRKYLKKSDGYSLSLTDKKDNLSHWERYAAGYSGVCIGINMDKLNVSFKDYSHFSITELEKILYSDEEILNKLMQICSRFYTLFEEQVRTYNESFQKYIEQYGFIVLIIAYHKLMNFAKNSYFADEHEFRLLFYPKTLMMKKDFLTMSKNIIIPETFKLLHDKFNSSLKNTAIEQTHFSVFKNEIRSYHKLCLSHIWDSKLIPEITLGAMCRQNKQELAHFLKANGLTKTKITISKIPIR, encoded by the coding sequence ATGGATGAGCAAAATATTTTCTATCACTACACATCAATCAATTCACTATACAGCATCATAACCAGCCGTGAACTTTGGCTGACTAATCTAAAATCTTCTAACGATAAATCAGAACGATATTATACTGTAAATCGTATGCTCAAGGATATGGACGAAATTATAGACAATTCCACTGATGATAATTTCAAACAATATCTATCTTTGCTCAAAAAGAGCTTTAATATCCATATGCCTGAACAAAGAAAATACCTGAAAAAATCAGATGGCTATTCGCTCAGTTTAACGGATAAAAAAGACAATTTATCACACTGGGAGCGATATGCTGCTGGTTATAGCGGTGTTTGTATCGGTATCAATATGGATAAATTAAATGTCAGCTTTAAGGATTATTCGCATTTTTCCATAACAGAGCTAGAAAAAATTTTGTACAGCGATGAAGAGATTTTAAATAAACTCATGCAAATTTGCTCGCGTTTTTATACATTGTTTGAAGAGCAAGTCCGTACTTATAACGAGTCTTTTCAAAAATACATTGAACAATACGGTTTTATCGTCTTAATAATCGCTTACCATAAATTAATGAACTTCGCTAAAAATAGTTATTTTGCTGATGAGCATGAATTTCGCTTGCTGTTTTATCCCAAAACCTTGATGATGAAAAAAGATTTTTTGACTATGAGCAAAAATATCATAATTCCTGAAACGTTTAAACTACTGCATGATAAATTTAACTCTTCACTTAAAAATACCGCCATTGAACAGACGCATTTTTCAGTGTTTAAAAATGAAATCCGTAGCTACCATAAACTTTGTCTATCGCATATTTGGGATAGCAAATTAATCCCTGAGATTACACTCGGCGCTATGTGCAGGCAAAACAAGCAGGAGCTTGCTCATTTTCTCAAGGCAAATGGGCTTACTAAAACGAAAATCACTATTTCTAAAATTCCAATACGATAA
- a CDS encoding O-acetyl-ADP-ribose deacetylase, with protein MSKIQIDLGDITRLDCDAIVNAANKTLLGGGGVDGAIHRAAGHELLNECRTLGGCNTGEAKITKGYKLKAKYVIHTVGPIYSGKDSDATNLANCYKNSLDLAKKYDVHSIAFPAISTGVYHYPLEDATKIAIATVDTWLKNNSDYDMTIIYSCFDTKTYNMYKAYLKL; from the coding sequence ATGAGTAAAATTCAAATTGATTTAGGCGATATTACAAGACTTGATTGTGATGCTATCGTCAATGCTGCTAATAAAACACTGCTCGGCGGTGGTGGCGTAGATGGAGCAATTCACCGCGCAGCAGGGCATGAACTTTTAAATGAATGTCGCACACTCGGCGGTTGCAATACTGGTGAAGCAAAAATCACTAAAGGCTATAAATTAAAGGCAAAATATGTCATTCACACTGTTGGGCCGATTTATTCAGGCAAGGACAGCGATGCTACAAATCTTGCAAACTGCTATAAAAATTCGCTCGATTTGGCTAAAAAATACGATGTTCATTCCATAGCTTTTCCTGCAATCTCCACTGGTGTTTACCATTATCCTCTAGAAGATGCTACAAAAATTGCTATAGCAACTGTTGATACTTGGCTAAAAAATAATTCAGATTATGATATGACAATTATTTATTCTTGCTTTGATACGAAAACATACAATATGTATAAAGCGTATCTCAAGTTATAA
- a CDS encoding SulP family inorganic anion transporter: protein MIALKEAYNAGLFKSEHLGKNISAGIVVGIVAMPLAMAFAIASGVSPAQGIYTAIISAFFVSIFGGSRVQIAGPTGAFIVLLSGILMQYGLAGLQIATMMAGIILILMSLAKLGDVIRFIPAPVIVGFTAGIGVTIWVGQWQSFFGFPPIAHAEMFHEKLYLMILALPQSHIPTLIISLISLAIILIVPKIPLVKKLPTPLWAMVVATCIQSYFQFPGVATIGTAFGGIPQGLPSLTIPEISLSDVFALIGPAFTIAMLGSIESLLSAVVADGMTGHQHNSNQELFGQGLANIICPLFGGIAATGAIARTATNIRQGGTSPLAGLVHCVFLVFVLFCLAPLAENIPLASMAAILFVVAYNMSDVPNFIRLIRVAPRADSLILLITFFLTIFTDLVVAVNVGVVLAILQFMRKMVFSVDVHAIHHTEIEPQFQKELEHHPEMLVYTIEGPLFFGAVNAFERSLAHIDKDPKSLILRFESVPFVDLSGLKMLNEIIKNLQKRGIEVYLCEANPQVRRHMYRAGLFRTLGRKHLWRKFSTALEKCENDLAAKNELKED from the coding sequence TTGATCGCATTAAAAGAAGCTTATAACGCTGGTTTATTTAAGTCTGAACATTTAGGGAAAAATATCTCCGCAGGTATCGTTGTCGGCATCGTAGCCATGCCACTTGCTATGGCTTTCGCTATCGCAAGCGGTGTATCTCCTGCCCAAGGTATTTACACTGCTATTATTTCAGCCTTTTTCGTTTCCATCTTCGGTGGCTCTCGCGTGCAGATTGCTGGCCCTACAGGTGCATTTATCGTATTGCTCAGCGGTATCTTAATGCAATACGGCTTAGCTGGTCTACAAATCGCCACTATGATGGCTGGTATTATTTTAATTTTAATGTCGCTGGCAAAACTCGGTGATGTCATTCGCTTTATCCCTGCCCCTGTAATCGTAGGCTTTACTGCTGGTATTGGTGTTACTATTTGGGTTGGTCAATGGCAATCCTTCTTTGGTTTTCCGCCTATCGCACATGCTGAAATGTTCCATGAAAAACTTTACTTAATGATTTTAGCATTGCCACAAAGTCATATACCTACATTAATCATCAGTTTAATCAGCCTTGCGATTATTTTAATCGTGCCTAAAATTCCACTTGTGAAAAAATTGCCTACACCGCTTTGGGCAATGGTTGTCGCTACTTGTATTCAGTCTTATTTCCAATTCCCAGGCGTTGCCACTATCGGCACTGCTTTTGGTGGTATTCCGCAGGGATTGCCAAGTTTAACCATTCCCGAAATCTCTCTTTCTGATGTTTTTGCTTTAATCGGTCCTGCTTTCACGATTGCCATGCTCGGCTCTATTGAATCTTTATTATCCGCTGTCGTGGCTGACGGCATGACTGGTCATCAGCACAATTCCAATCAAGAGTTATTCGGTCAAGGACTTGCAAATATAATCTGTCCGCTTTTCGGTGGTATCGCTGCTACTGGTGCTATCGCTCGTACTGCTACGAACATTCGTCAAGGTGGTACAAGTCCACTCGCTGGTTTAGTTCACTGCGTATTTCTCGTATTTGTGCTGTTCTGTTTAGCACCGCTTGCTGAAAATATCCCACTCGCTTCCATGGCTGCTATCTTATTTGTCGTGGCTTACAATATGAGCGATGTGCCGAATTTCATTCGCTTAATTCGCGTTGCACCGCGTGCAGACTCTTTAATACTGCTCATAACTTTCTTTTTAACTATCTTCACTGATTTAGTAGTTGCCGTAAATGTCGGCGTAGTGCTCGCTATTTTGCAATTCATGCGCAAAATGGTATTTTCTGTTGATGTACACGCTATCCACCATACAGAAATCGAACCACAGTTTCAAAAAGAATTAGAACATCACCCTGAAATGCTCGTCTATACGATTGAAGGGCCGTTGTTCTTTGGTGCTGTAAATGCCTTTGAGCGTTCTCTTGCCCATATCGATAAAGACCCGAAATCTTTGATTTTGCGCTTTGAAAGTGTGCCATTCGTCGATTTGAGCGGGCTTAAAATGCTCAATGAAATCATCAAGAATTTGCAAAAACGCGGTATTGAAGTCTATCTTTGCGAAGCCAATCCGCAAGTTCGCCGCCATATGTACCGTGCTGGATTGTTCCGCACACTAGGCAGAAAACACCTCTGGCGCAAATTCTCTACTGCGCTTGAAAAATGTGAAAATGATTTAGCCGCCAAAAACGAACTAAAAGAAGATTAA
- a CDS encoding DUF4163 domain-containing protein: MIKIKFKLICLLCIIMLNNLVISANCNGLKNFYWGEPISEIQRTYNLSDIRYSIDKNTVVYNVDLVEPFYNNMKEWDYDLYFCNQKLYGIKVDYSTYENLSYNEFINVISKDLGNPSFNNGIECIWKNEESTYIFKDYGGIYRLFIFSTQLLKEHKRISRDINYKLSSSSSVKTGEQSYINLSLKYPLVYLKNNEVQNKINTDIANYVYKFKNEYDNGDFINGRMRYDIKYEDEDYISIILSFYKYTGGVHGFIHGKAIVYSKKTGEVIPLENFVKINSADDLNNIFISIYSEDMFLLKKHSIIKRVSKDYYLGGDGYIYLMYQPYELAGFGYGLTNVEISDKIMDYFNRKNK; this comes from the coding sequence ATGATAAAAATTAAATTCAAATTAATATGTCTTTTATGTATTATTATGTTAAATAATTTAGTAATATCAGCTAATTGCAATGGTTTAAAAAATTTTTATTGGGGAGAACCAATATCAGAAATACAAAGGACATATAATTTATCGGATATAAGATATTCAATTGATAAGAATACAGTAGTTTATAACGTAGATTTAGTGGAACCATTTTATAATAATATGAAAGAATGGGATTATGATTTGTATTTTTGTAATCAAAAATTATATGGAATAAAAGTGGATTATTCTACTTATGAAAATTTGTCTTATAATGAATTTATAAATGTTATAAGTAAAGATTTAGGAAATCCTTCTTTTAATAATGGAATTGAATGTATTTGGAAAAATGAAGAAAGTACATATATTTTTAAAGATTATGGTGGAATATATAGATTATTTATTTTTAGTACACAATTGCTAAAAGAACATAAGAGAATATCGAGAGATATAAATTATAAATTAAGTTCATCTTCAAGCGTGAAGACAGGAGAGCAGTCATATATCAATCTTAGTTTAAAATATCCATTAGTATATTTAAAAAATAACGAAGTACAGAATAAAATAAATACTGATATTGCTAATTATGTATATAAATTTAAAAATGAATACGATAATGGAGATTTTATTAATGGAAGAATGAGATATGATATTAAATACGAAGATGAAGATTATATTTCAATAATATTATCTTTTTATAAATATACTGGTGGCGTGCATGGTTTTATTCATGGAAAAGCTATTGTATATAGTAAAAAAACAGGTGAAGTAATTCCATTAGAGAATTTTGTTAAAATAAATTCTGCAGATGATTTAAATAATATATTTATTTCTATATACAGTGAAGATATGTTTTTATTGAAAAAACATAGTATTATAAAAAGAGTTAGTAAAGATTACTATCTTGGAGGAGATGGATATATATATTTAATGTATCAACCGTATGAATTAGCAGGTTTTGGTTATGGTTTAACAAATGTTGAAATTAGTGATAAAATAATGGATTATTTTAATAGAAAAAATAAATGA
- a CDS encoding pyridoxal phosphate-dependent aminotransferase: MISEKMYELGTKKSTIRTIFEYGRKRALEVGEENIYDYSLGNPNVPAPDFIKQAIIDILNEMDPCDVHGYTVAPGNPKVREILAKDINNRFGTHFTGKNLFITSGAAGAITIAFKALSEPNDEFITFAPYFPEYKCFVESVGATLKVVPAKIDDFQIQFDEFEKMITPNTKAIIINSPNNPSGVVYSEATIKQLAQILTDKSNEYGHPIFLISDEPYREIVYDGAFVPYIPNYYANSIVCYSYSKSFSLPGERIGYIVVPDEVADFDKVYGAVAGAARVLTHVNASSLFQLVVARCAGKPSNIAPYEENRNLLYNGLIEAGFKCVKPEGAFYLFPQSLEPDDYAFCKKAQEYDLLLVPGTDFGCPGHFRASYCIKRETIEKSLPIFKKLAQEYKNK; encoded by the coding sequence ATGATTTCAGAAAAAATGTATGAACTTGGTACTAAAAAATCAACAATTCGTACTATTTTTGAATACGGACGCAAACGCGCGTTAGAAGTAGGTGAGGAGAATATTTACGATTACAGCTTAGGTAATCCAAATGTTCCAGCACCAGATTTTATTAAACAAGCGATAATTGATATCTTAAATGAAATGGACCCTTGTGATGTACATGGCTATACTGTAGCACCAGGCAATCCAAAAGTAAGAGAAATCTTAGCAAAAGATATAAACAATCGTTTTGGCACTCATTTCACAGGCAAAAATCTGTTTATTACCAGTGGTGCAGCCGGTGCAATAACAATTGCTTTTAAAGCATTGAGTGAACCAAATGATGAATTCATCACATTTGCACCGTATTTTCCAGAATACAAATGCTTTGTAGAATCCGTCGGCGCTACTTTAAAAGTAGTACCAGCTAAAATTGATGATTTCCAAATTCAGTTTGACGAATTTGAAAAAATGATAACACCTAATACAAAAGCTATCATAATCAATTCTCCAAATAATCCAAGTGGTGTTGTCTACAGCGAAGCTACTATCAAACAATTAGCTCAAATTTTAACAGATAAATCCAATGAATACGGACATCCAATCTTCTTGATTTCTGATGAACCATATCGTGAAATAGTATATGATGGTGCATTCGTTCCATATATCCCTAATTATTATGCAAATTCTATCGTATGCTATTCTTATAGTAAATCCTTCTCCTTACCTGGTGAACGTATTGGCTATATCGTAGTACCTGATGAAGTTGCAGACTTTGACAAAGTTTATGGTGCAGTAGCTGGTGCAGCTCGTGTACTCACTCATGTAAATGCATCTTCTTTGTTCCAGCTCGTAGTCGCTCGTTGTGCTGGCAAACCTTCCAATATTGCGCCATATGAAGAAAATCGCAATCTCTTATACAATGGTTTGATTGAAGCTGGTTTCAAATGCGTAAAACCAGAAGGGGCATTCTATTTATTCCCTCAATCATTAGAACCAGATGATTATGCTTTCTGCAAAAAAGCGCAGGAATACGATTTATTATTAGTACCAGGCACAGACTTCGGTTGCCCAGGACATTTCAGAGCTTCTTATTGCATTAAACGAGAAACAATCGAAAAATCTTTGCCTATATTTAAGAAATTAGCTCAAGAATATAAAAATAAATAA
- a CDS encoding Lrp/AsnC family transcriptional regulator: MDLLDKQIIRIMQDEFPLVKEPYKEFAKKLNISEEELLNRLRVYKQEGKIRKMGAVLRHVEAGFRANALCAWVVPADKIDEIAQNLAACPSVSHCYDRNTTPDWPYNVYTMIHAHTREECEVIAQKLAKENNLSKYTMLYSVKEWKKTSMRYFDEAEDE, from the coding sequence ATGGATTTATTGGATAAACAGATTATCAGAATTATGCAAGATGAATTTCCTTTAGTGAAAGAACCGTATAAGGAATTTGCCAAAAAACTCAATATTTCAGAAGAAGAATTGTTAAATCGCTTGCGCGTTTATAAACAAGAAGGCAAAATTCGCAAGATGGGCGCAGTTCTTCGCCATGTAGAAGCTGGCTTTAGAGCTAATGCGCTTTGCGCTTGGGTTGTGCCTGCCGACAAAATTGATGAAATAGCACAGAATTTGGCAGCTTGTCCATCTGTTTCACATTGCTATGATAGAAATACGACGCCTGATTGGCCGTACAATGTGTACACAATGATACACGCACATACACGCGAAGAATGTGAAGTCATAGCACAAAAATTGGCAAAGGAAAACAATCTTTCTAAGTATACGATGTTGTATTCTGTAAAAGAATGGAAAAAGACGAGTATGCGCTATTTTGACGAAGCAGAAGATGAATAA
- a CDS encoding AsnC family transcriptional regulator, whose amino-acid sequence MLTNFDKSLLNLIQRNLPIAQRPFLELANILGTTEDNVIERLRYLKEHGYIRRIGPFFDSGKLEYKGTLVALKVKDGYMEKVAQFINKYPGATHNYQREGEYNLWFTLLTHSEEKRTQILNEIKAQEGVEKLMNLVSNKKYKINVQFKLK is encoded by the coding sequence ATGCTTACAAATTTTGATAAATCACTATTGAATTTAATTCAACGCAATTTGCCGATTGCACAGCGTCCTTTTTTAGAACTTGCCAATATACTCGGCACTACAGAAGACAATGTAATTGAAAGATTGCGCTATTTAAAAGAACATGGTTATATAAGACGCATCGGACCCTTCTTTGATTCTGGAAAATTGGAATATAAAGGAACGCTCGTTGCCCTTAAAGTAAAAGATGGTTATATGGAAAAAGTAGCACAGTTTATCAATAAATATCCAGGTGCTACGCATAATTATCAGCGTGAAGGAGAATACAATCTCTGGTTTACGCTTTTGACTCATAGTGAAGAAAAGCGCACTCAGATTTTAAATGAAATAAAAGCACAAGAGGGCGTAGAAAAATTGATGAACCTCGTATCAAATAAAAAATATAAGATTAATGTACAGTTTAAATTAAAATAA